From one Triticum urartu cultivar G1812 chromosome 3, Tu2.1, whole genome shotgun sequence genomic stretch:
- the LOC125542606 gene encoding G-type lectin S-receptor-like serine/threonine-protein kinase SD2-5 isoform X2, which yields MGFNVPMEFLPMPVKGKGGSGCRKGPHCGANITSQCPSELKAPGGCNNACTVFQEQNNGMYCCYERECEPNKYSAFFVRMCPEAISYSSDAATDTSFSCPFDTDYQVIFCPPVNLTSSPPSPPNSADLRPLYSPPSPPNSADLRPLRKGSSIGTSVSVAIAGAIGLIIVTFIFFIIRRRGTRRHHEMTDEEAEFDQLQGTPMRFTFQQLEAATKQFKDKLGEGGFGSVFEGQLGEERIAVKRLDRAGQGKREFLAEVQTIGSIHHINLVRLFGFCAEKSHRLLVYEYMPKGSLDRWIYGRHENSAPPLEWRVRCKIIADIAKGLSYLHEDCMKRIAHLDVKPQNILLDDDFNAKLSDFGLCKLIDRDMSQVVTRMRGTPGYLAPEWLTSQITEKADVYSFGVVVMEIVSGRKNLDTSLSEESIHLITLLEEKVKNNHLEDLIDKSSNDMQAHDQDVIQMMKLAMWCLQIDCKGRPKMSEVVKVLEGTMDAESNIDHNFVTTNEPNFGIAGNVNSSDPPVASDVSGPR from the exons ATG GGCTTCAACGTACCCATGGAGTTCTTGCCAATGCCGGTCAAGGGGAAAGGGGGATCAGGGTGCAGAAAGGGGCCCCACTGTGGGGCCAACATCACGTCACAGTGTCCGAGCGAGCTCAAGGCACCGGGAGGCTGCAACAACGCATGTACAGTGTTCCAGGAGCAGAATAATGGTATGTACTGCTGTTATGAGAGGGAATGTGAACCCAACAAATACTCGGCCTTCTTTGTGCGGATGTGCCCGGAGGCAATAAGCTACTCCAGTGATGCTGCCACAGATACTTCATTCAGCTGCCCATTTGATACTGACTACCAGGTCATCTTCTGCCCACCGGTCAATCTAACGTCTTCACCTCCAAGTCCTCCTAACTCAGCTGATCTTAGGCCACTATATTCACCTCCAAGTCCTCCTAACTCAGCTGATCTTAGGCCACTACGCAAAGGATCCTCAATAGGCACTTCTGTTTCAGTTGCAATTGCAGGTGCCATAGGTTTAATAATCGTCACATTCATCTTTTTCATCATACGTCGAAGAGGAACACGACGACACCATGAGATGACAGATGAGGAGGCAGAGTTTGATCAGCTACAAGGAACACCAATGAGGTTTACGTTTCAACAGTTAGAAGCAGCAACAAAGCAATTCAAGGACAAGCTCGGGGAAGGAGGATTTGGGTCTGTTTTCGAAGGGCAGCTAGGCGAGGAAAGGATTGCGGTAAAACGTTTGGATCGAGCTGGTCAGGGAAAGAGAGAATTCTTGGCGGAGGTTCAGACAATCGGTAGCATTCATCATATCAATCTGGTGAGGCTGTTTGGCTTCTGTGCAGAGAAATCCCATAGGCTCTTGGTTTATGAGTATATGCCGAAAGGATCCTTGGACAGGTGGATCTATGGTCGACATGAAAATAGTGCTCCTCCGTTAGAATGGAGGGTGCGATGCAAGATTATCGCTGACATAGCTAAGGGTCTCTCTTATCTTCATGAGGATTGCATGAAGAGAATTGCTCATTTGGATGTCAAGCCACAAAATATCCTCTTAGATGATGACTTCAATGCTAAACTTTCCGATTTTGGACTATGCAAGCTCATTGATAGGGATATGAGTCAAGTGGTTACAAGAATGAGAGGCACACCTGGTTATCTAGCCCCTGAATGGTTGACATCACAAATCACGGAGAAGGCCGATGTCTATAGCTTTGGCGTTGTGGTCATGGAAATCGTGAGCGGAAGAAAGAACCTCGACACTTCCCTGTCTGAAGAGAGCATCCATCTTATTACCCTATTGGAAGAAAAGGTGAAGAACAATCACTTGGAAGATTTGATTGACAAGAGCAGTAACGACATGCAAGCACACGACCAAGATGTGATTCAGATGATGAAGCTCGCGATGTGGTGTTTGCAGATTGACTGCAAAGGAAGGCCTAAAATGTCCGAGGTGGTCAAAGTCTTGGAAGGTACCATGGATGCAGAGAGCAACATAGATCATAACTTTgtcacaacaaatgaaccaaattTCGGTATTGCTGGAAATGTGAACTCTTCAGATCCACCTGTAGCCTCAGATGTATCGGGTCCAAGGTGA
- the LOC125542607 gene encoding PR5-like receptor kinase: MTQMAAVGVSSPLLLLSLLLLAATSEATTFYITNGCPYTIWPAALPIGGGMQLDPGKPWTLNTGDTNTTRLWARTGCSFDGNGTGTCQTGDCGGLLACKANGRPPNTIAEFRLGGFSSQDFFDISFVEGFNVPMDFLPVPAKGGPGCSKGPRCGANITAQCPTSLKAPGGCNSPCTVFKQDRYCCTGSAASNCSTTDYSDFFKKMCPDAYSYPMDDATSTFSCPAGTNYKVVFCPLTNQAVPPSALPAPPAVVTPSGPTTMKPKSSTVRTVVAILAPIGGFIFLFLVTFYFCKRRTQRRREMQEEEEEEFGELQGTPMRFTFEQLKATTEQFTDKLGEGGFGSVFKGQFGDERIAVKRLDRSGQGKREFSAEVQTIGSIHHINLVRLIGFCAEKSHRLLVYEYMPKGSLDRWIYCRHDKVASPLDWSTRCKIITHIAKGLSYLHEECTKRIAHLDVKPQNILLDDDFNAKLSDFGLCKLIDRDMSQVVTRMRGTPGYLAPEWLTSQITEKADIYSFGVVVMEIISGRKNLDTSQSEESIHLITLLEEKIDSKKRPKMSEVVKVLEGTMTADLNIEHNFVVTTPANFGSTGNLSSSAPPLASDVSGPR; encoded by the exons ATGACGCAAATGGCAGCCGTGGGTGTCTCTTCAccgctcctcctcctctccctcctcctccttgctGCCACCAGCGAGGCCACCACGTTCTACATCACCAACGGGTGCCCCTACACCATATGGCCGGCGGCTCTGCCGATTGGTGGCGGCATGCAGCTCGACCCAGGCAAGCCCTGGACCCTCAACACAGGCGACACCAACACCACGCGCTTGTGGGCGCGCACGGGCTGCTCGTTCGACGGCAATGGCACCGGGACCTGCCAGACGGGCGACTGCGGCGGCCTGCTCGCCTGCAAAGCCAATGGCCGGCCGCCCAACACCATCGCGGAGTTTCGGCTCGGCGGCTTCAGCAGCCAGGATTTCTTCGACATCTCCTTTGTCGAGGGCTTCAACGTGCCCATGGACTTCCTGCCGGTGCCGGCCAAGGGCGGGCCAGGGTGCAGTAAGGGGCCGCGCTGCGGAGCCAACATAACGGCACAGTGCCCGACCAGTCTGAAGGCGCCGGGGGGCTGTAACAGCCCGTGCACGGTGTTCAAGCAGGACAGGTACTGCTGTACAGGGAGCGCGGCAAGCAACTGCAGCACCACGGACTACTCCGATTTCTTCAAGAAGATGTGCCCAGATGCCTACAGCTACCCCATGGATGATGCCACCAGCACTTTCAGTTGCCCGGCCGGCACCAACTACAAGGTAGTCTTTTGTCCCTTGACCAATCAAGCAGTACCGCCGAGTGCTCTGCCTGCACCCCCCGCTGTGGTAACACCTAGTGGGCCAACAACCATGAAACCAAAATCCTCCACTGTAAGAACAGTAGTTGCAATTTTAGCTCCTATAGGCGGCTTCATCTTTCTGTTCCTCGTCACTTTTTATTTTTGTAAACGAAGAACCCAACGACGAAGGGAGATgcaggaagaggaagaggaggagttTGGGGAGCTACAAGGAACACCAATGAGGTTCACATTTGAACAGCTAAAAGCAACAACCGAGCAATTCACAGACAAGCTCGGGGAAGGAGGATTTGGGTCTGTTTTCAAGGGGCAATTTGGTGATGAAAGGATTGCAGTAAAACGTTTGGATCGATCTGGTCAGGGCAAAAGAGAATTTTCAGCAGAGGTTCAGACAATTGGCAGCATTCATCATATTAATCTGGTGAGATTGATTGGTTTCTGTGCAGAAAAATCCCATAGGCTCTTGGTATATGAGTACATGCCCAAAGGATCCTTGGACAGATGGATCTATTGTCGACATGACAAGGTTGCTTCTCCTCTGGATTGGAGCACGCGGTGCAAGATAATAACTCACATAGCTAAGGGCCTCTCTTATCTTCATGAGGAGTGCACAAAACGAATCGCTCATTTGGATGTCAAACCACAAAACATCCTCTTAGATGATGACTTCAATGCTAAACTTTCTGATTTTGGACTATGCAAACTCATAGACAGGGATATGAGCCAAGTGGTTACCAGAATGAGGGGCACACCTGGATATTTAGCTCCTGAATGGTTGACATCACAGATCACGGAAAAGGCAGATATCTACAGCTTTGGCGTCGTGGTCATGGAAATCATCAGTGGAAGAAAGAACCTCGACACTTCCCAGTCAGAAGAGAGCATCCATCTCATCACCCTATTGGAGGAAAAG ATTGATTCCAAAAAAAGGCCTAAAATGTCTGAGGTGGTAAAAGTATTGGAAGGTACCATGACTGCAGACCTCAACATAGAACATAACTTTGTTGTAACAACTCCAGCAAATTTTGGTAGCACAGGAAATCTGAGCTCTTCAGCTCCGCCTCTAGCCTCAGATGTATCAGGCCCCAGGTAA
- the LOC125542606 gene encoding G-type lectin S-receptor-like serine/threonine-protein kinase SD2-5 isoform X1 — protein sequence MGTSPLSLHHPPPLLLLRLLLLPFVTTQTILNITNRCPYTVWPAALPVGGGMRLDSGKTWTLQVPSDTRGGRVWARTGCSFDGKGNGSCQTGDCEGLLACKIDGQAPVTSAEFSLNQYNNNSFFGISLGQGFNVPMEFLPMPVKGKGGSGCRKGPHCGANITSQCPSELKAPGGCNNACTVFQEQNNGMYCCYERECEPNKYSAFFVRMCPEAISYSSDAATDTSFSCPFDTDYQVIFCPPVNLTSSPPSPPNSADLRPLYSPPSPPNSADLRPLRKGSSIGTSVSVAIAGAIGLIIVTFIFFIIRRRGTRRHHEMTDEEAEFDQLQGTPMRFTFQQLEAATKQFKDKLGEGGFGSVFEGQLGEERIAVKRLDRAGQGKREFLAEVQTIGSIHHINLVRLFGFCAEKSHRLLVYEYMPKGSLDRWIYGRHENSAPPLEWRVRCKIIADIAKGLSYLHEDCMKRIAHLDVKPQNILLDDDFNAKLSDFGLCKLIDRDMSQVVTRMRGTPGYLAPEWLTSQITEKADVYSFGVVVMEIVSGRKNLDTSLSEESIHLITLLEEKVKNNHLEDLIDKSSNDMQAHDQDVIQMMKLAMWCLQIDCKGRPKMSEVVKVLEGTMDAESNIDHNFVTTNEPNFGIAGNVNSSDPPVASDVSGPR from the coding sequence ATGGGTACCTCCCCCCTGAGTCTCCACCACCCACCTCCCCTCCTCctgctccgcctcctcctcctgccaTTCGTCACCACCCAAACCATACTGAACATCACCAACCGATGCCCCTACACCGTATGGCCGGCTGCTTTGCCTGTGGGCGGCGGCATGCGGCTGGACTCAGGGAAGACATGGACCCTCCAGGTGCCCTCTGACACCCGTGGAGGAAGAGTGTGGGCGCGCACAGGCTGCTCGTTTGACGGCAAAGGCAATGGGTCATGCCAGACAGGCGACTGCGAAGGCTTGCTCGCCTGCAAGATAGATGGTCAGGCACCCGTCACGTCTGCTGAATTCTCGCTAAACCAGTATAACAACAACAGTTTCTTTGGCATCTCCCTCGGTCAGGGCTTCAACGTACCCATGGAGTTCTTGCCAATGCCGGTCAAGGGGAAAGGGGGATCAGGGTGCAGAAAGGGGCCCCACTGTGGGGCCAACATCACGTCACAGTGTCCGAGCGAGCTCAAGGCACCGGGAGGCTGCAACAACGCATGTACAGTGTTCCAGGAGCAGAATAATGGTATGTACTGCTGTTATGAGAGGGAATGTGAACCCAACAAATACTCGGCCTTCTTTGTGCGGATGTGCCCGGAGGCAATAAGCTACTCCAGTGATGCTGCCACAGATACTTCATTCAGCTGCCCATTTGATACTGACTACCAGGTCATCTTCTGCCCACCGGTCAATCTAACGTCTTCACCTCCAAGTCCTCCTAACTCAGCTGATCTTAGGCCACTATATTCACCTCCAAGTCCTCCTAACTCAGCTGATCTTAGGCCACTACGCAAAGGATCCTCAATAGGCACTTCTGTTTCAGTTGCAATTGCAGGTGCCATAGGTTTAATAATCGTCACATTCATCTTTTTCATCATACGTCGAAGAGGAACACGACGACACCATGAGATGACAGATGAGGAGGCAGAGTTTGATCAGCTACAAGGAACACCAATGAGGTTTACGTTTCAACAGTTAGAAGCAGCAACAAAGCAATTCAAGGACAAGCTCGGGGAAGGAGGATTTGGGTCTGTTTTCGAAGGGCAGCTAGGCGAGGAAAGGATTGCGGTAAAACGTTTGGATCGAGCTGGTCAGGGAAAGAGAGAATTCTTGGCGGAGGTTCAGACAATCGGTAGCATTCATCATATCAATCTGGTGAGGCTGTTTGGCTTCTGTGCAGAGAAATCCCATAGGCTCTTGGTTTATGAGTATATGCCGAAAGGATCCTTGGACAGGTGGATCTATGGTCGACATGAAAATAGTGCTCCTCCGTTAGAATGGAGGGTGCGATGCAAGATTATCGCTGACATAGCTAAGGGTCTCTCTTATCTTCATGAGGATTGCATGAAGAGAATTGCTCATTTGGATGTCAAGCCACAAAATATCCTCTTAGATGATGACTTCAATGCTAAACTTTCCGATTTTGGACTATGCAAGCTCATTGATAGGGATATGAGTCAAGTGGTTACAAGAATGAGAGGCACACCTGGTTATCTAGCCCCTGAATGGTTGACATCACAAATCACGGAGAAGGCCGATGTCTATAGCTTTGGCGTTGTGGTCATGGAAATCGTGAGCGGAAGAAAGAACCTCGACACTTCCCTGTCTGAAGAGAGCATCCATCTTATTACCCTATTGGAAGAAAAGGTGAAGAACAATCACTTGGAAGATTTGATTGACAAGAGCAGTAACGACATGCAAGCACACGACCAAGATGTGATTCAGATGATGAAGCTCGCGATGTGGTGTTTGCAGATTGACTGCAAAGGAAGGCCTAAAATGTCCGAGGTGGTCAAAGTCTTGGAAGGTACCATGGATGCAGAGAGCAACATAGATCATAACTTTgtcacaacaaatgaaccaaattTCGGTATTGCTGGAAATGTGAACTCTTCAGATCCACCTGTAGCCTCAGATGTATCGGGTCCAAGGTGA